A genome region from Gloeocapsopsis sp. IPPAS B-1203 includes the following:
- a CDS encoding gamma-glutamyl-gamma-aminobutyrate hydrolase family protein (Members of this family of hydrolases with an active site Cys residue belong to MEROPS family C26.), translating into MIQPPIIGITTSGHAQTSNYCLPSSYAAAVKAAGGVAVLIPPSEPAASDIILQRIDGLIFSGGGDIDPAIYNGIMHPTIYNVDSERDRAEIALAQAALTSDIPILGICRGLELLAVATGGTLIPHLPDEYGKVVTHRAEELLSIQHSVDLIPDSRLAQEIIGITTVDVVSWHHQAVRNVSSEWRVTGWAADGVIEALEHKYHPWAIALQWHPELSSSIDPLQHRIFQAFIAATRQVAMANCEY; encoded by the coding sequence ATGATACAGCCTCCGATTATTGGAATTACCACCTCTGGTCACGCTCAAACAAGTAATTATTGCTTACCTAGTTCGTATGCAGCAGCCGTTAAAGCCGCTGGTGGCGTAGCAGTATTGATTCCCCCAAGTGAACCCGCAGCAAGTGATATTATCTTGCAAAGAATTGATGGTTTGATCTTCTCCGGTGGCGGAGATATTGATCCCGCAATTTATAACGGTATCATGCATCCGACAATTTATAACGTTGATTCTGAACGCGATCGCGCTGAAATTGCTTTGGCGCAAGCTGCTTTAACCTCTGATATTCCTATACTCGGTATTTGTCGCGGCTTAGAATTGCTTGCAGTGGCAACCGGAGGAACATTGATTCCGCATCTTCCTGATGAATATGGTAAAGTTGTGACGCATCGTGCTGAAGAATTATTATCAATTCAACATTCAGTAGATCTTATTCCCGATAGTCGTCTCGCCCAAGAAATCATTGGTATAACCACAGTTGATGTTGTTTCTTGGCATCATCAAGCTGTGCGCAATGTATCTTCAGAATGGCGTGTTACCGGATGGGCGGCGGATGGGGTGATTGAAGCCCTCGAACATAAATATCACCCTTGGGCGATCGCATTGCAATGGCATCCTGAACTTTCAAGTAGTATCGATCCTTTACAACATCGGATTTTTCAAGCCTTCATTGCCGCAACACGTCAAGTAGCAATGGCTAACTGCGAATATTAA
- a CDS encoding ATP-binding protein — protein sequence MIISHLSLKNWRNFRAVDVDLRDRVFLVGPNASGKSNFLDALRFLRDLAKNGGGLQKAVRDRGSLSKIRCLYARRYPDVEIEIHLAENELQAPTWKYSIGIKQRKGGQNEPILSYERVWKDGKQLINRPDLEDETDSLRLTQTYLEQINANAAFREIPKFLESILYLHLVPQLLRYPEAFSGPGIQGDPFGRNFLERVIKTSEKTRRSRLKKIEDALKIAVPQLKQLTDVKDEMGIPHLEAVYEHWRPGAGKQREDQFSDGTLRLIGLLWSLLESDSLLLLEEPELSLNAGITAKLPSLIYRLQKAKKRQVMLSTHSADLLSDEGIGGEEVLLMTPTAEGTKVEVASSIQEINSLLEGGLTVADAALPRATPAQVDQLSLLK from the coding sequence ATGATTATTTCTCACCTAAGTTTGAAGAACTGGAGAAACTTTCGAGCAGTGGATGTTGATCTAAGAGATCGCGTTTTTCTTGTTGGTCCTAATGCCTCTGGTAAATCAAATTTTCTAGACGCTTTAAGGTTTTTGCGAGATCTTGCCAAGAATGGAGGTGGATTACAGAAAGCTGTAAGAGACCGAGGAAGTTTATCCAAAATCAGATGTCTATATGCGAGGCGATATCCCGACGTTGAGATAGAAATACATTTAGCAGAAAACGAATTACAAGCACCTACTTGGAAATATAGTATTGGAATTAAGCAAAGGAAGGGAGGTCAGAATGAACCTATTCTTTCGTATGAGAGAGTTTGGAAAGATGGAAAACAATTAATAAATCGTCCAGATCTTGAAGATGAAACAGATAGTTTACGTTTAACCCAAACTTATTTGGAGCAGATTAATGCAAATGCAGCATTTAGAGAAATTCCCAAGTTTCTCGAATCCATCCTATACCTTCATTTAGTACCTCAACTATTACGATATCCTGAAGCCTTTAGTGGACCAGGTATTCAGGGCGATCCTTTTGGTAGAAACTTTTTGGAACGAGTTATTAAGACCTCAGAAAAGACTCGTCGCTCCCGCCTAAAAAAAATTGAGGATGCCTTGAAAATTGCAGTTCCTCAGTTAAAGCAATTAACTGATGTTAAAGATGAAATGGGCATTCCTCATTTAGAAGCGGTCTATGAACACTGGCGACCTGGAGCAGGTAAACAGCGAGAAGATCAGTTTTCAGATGGAACACTACGTCTAATTGGTTTACTGTGGTCGCTTCTTGAAAGTGACTCTCTTCTGCTACTTGAAGAGCCAGAATTGTCTTTAAACGCTGGAATTACTGCTAAGTTACCTTCTTTAATCTATCGTTTACAGAAAGCGAAAAAGCGGCAAGTTATGCTGAGTACCCATAGTGCGGACTTGCTATCAGATGAAGGTATTGGAGGTGAAGAAGTTTTACTAATGACGCCGACTGCTGAAGGTACGAAAGTTGAAGTAGCTTCTTCGATTCAAGAAATTAACAGCCTTCTTGAGGGAGGGCTTACTGTTGCTGATGCAGCTTTACCTCGCGCAACTCCTGCACAGGTTGATCAATTGAGCTTACTTAAATGA
- a CDS encoding MFS transporter, with product MNQNLNKIPRNVWILGFGSLLTDISSEMIHSLLPLFLVSVLGASVFTVGIIEGIAEATASILKVFSGTLSDYLGHRKQLVILGYGLSTVVKPLFALTTSPTGVLIARFGDRFGKGIRVAPRNALVADSTKPENRGAAYGLRQSLDTIGAFVGPIIAFALMAASGQNFRLVFWLALIPGILAVIVLAAGLRETRVNTNSQNRISWGWHFNSLSREYWILVVVALVFNLGNSSNAFLLLRASQKGIAAPLVPLTVVVMNVAYSLSAYPVGRLSDRLGRFKLLVSGFVLYALVYLGFAFAQAPWHIWGLFALYGLYLGMTQGVLLALISDKVPSQLRGTAFGFLNLVVGLALLPANLLAGWLWQFGGSGVTFIAGSLFAILATVLLVVYRSRY from the coding sequence ATGAACCAAAATCTCAACAAGATTCCCCGCAATGTTTGGATCTTAGGTTTTGGTAGTTTGCTCACAGATATTAGTTCGGAAATGATTCATTCGCTGTTACCTTTATTTTTAGTTTCGGTATTAGGGGCGAGTGTATTTACTGTTGGCATTATTGAAGGAATCGCCGAAGCAACAGCGTCGATTTTGAAAGTTTTTTCAGGTACTTTAAGTGATTATCTCGGACACCGCAAGCAATTAGTTATACTTGGCTATGGATTGTCAACCGTTGTGAAGCCACTGTTTGCTTTAACGACAAGCCCAACTGGAGTATTAATAGCACGATTTGGCGATCGCTTTGGTAAAGGTATTCGCGTTGCGCCTCGCAATGCTTTAGTTGCTGATTCGACAAAACCAGAAAACCGTGGGGCTGCTTATGGATTACGTCAATCGCTTGATACAATTGGTGCGTTTGTAGGACCAATCATCGCCTTTGCTTTGATGGCAGCTTCTGGACAAAACTTCCGCCTTGTCTTTTGGTTAGCACTGATTCCAGGTATTCTTGCGGTAATTGTGTTAGCGGCAGGTTTGCGGGAAACTAGAGTTAATACTAATAGTCAAAATCGGATTTCTTGGGGTTGGCATTTTAATAGTTTAAGTCGTGAATATTGGATACTTGTTGTCGTAGCATTAGTGTTCAATTTAGGTAACTCTAGCAACGCTTTTTTACTGTTACGCGCATCGCAAAAGGGAATTGCTGCACCACTCGTACCATTGACAGTAGTTGTGATGAATGTTGCTTATTCGCTGAGTGCGTATCCAGTAGGGCGACTTTCGGATCGGCTAGGCAGGTTTAAACTATTAGTTAGTGGATTTGTGTTGTATGCCTTGGTGTACCTTGGTTTTGCGTTTGCACAAGCGCCTTGGCACATCTGGGGATTGTTTGCGTTGTATGGTTTATATTTGGGCATGACTCAGGGTGTATTGTTGGCGCTGATATCGGATAAAGTACCATCGCAGCTACGTGGAACAGCGTTTGGATTTCTGAATTTGGTTGTGGGATTAGCGTTATTACCTGCAAATTTGTTAGCAGGTTGGCTATGGCAATTTGGCGGTTCGGGAGTAACTTTTATCGCGGGTAGCTTGTTTGCAATTTTGGCAACGGTGTTGTTGGTGGTGTACAGGAGTAGATATTAA
- a CDS encoding glutamine synthetase produces the protein MAVTGTLTRVEALTDLEAYVDAEGRAELVKQVRAKINELGIQYIYYQFVSVTGRIVGKGVPAEHWEAIAQNGFQLVYGATANLSLDRHRNYIGYGPEASELVAIPDPETFCQLPWDKRVARVFCTCFRNREEPNDPGAYLTSDCRGNLRRIHAEFQQEHNGLHLRHGCEPEMMWLKKGTNGKPDGGVTKPNCYHIDQFEELRPVFLKVIEYSQAMGLDMIQGDHEDAPGQLELNFMFDDALRTCDRLTTYRQICAQVAREHNLIACFMTKPFMGVSASGCHHNLSLWRGGEAIVKDFSNETLPGMAGTFQYDKGGENTFLPSQSSKLPGAIGLNCIGGVIEHLGALTAIGCSTVNSYRRLWDTGLWAPVYADWGYQNRTCGLRVSAPGRFEYRAVDSMVNPYLMAAGLLKAFDDGIKRNLDPGEPEHRNLYEAMEAGKQVKKLPMSLGEALDRLATDEVIKSALPGEMYQVYTWYKRDEWERFLSTVSNWDIENYLDCLP, from the coding sequence ATGGCAGTGACTGGCACACTCACCCGTGTTGAAGCACTAACCGATTTGGAAGCTTATGTTGATGCTGAAGGTCGTGCGGAACTGGTAAAGCAAGTACGGGCAAAGATTAATGAATTAGGAATTCAGTATATATATTATCAGTTTGTTTCCGTTACAGGTCGCATTGTTGGTAAAGGTGTCCCTGCGGAACATTGGGAAGCGATCGCCCAAAATGGTTTTCAGTTAGTTTACGGTGCAACTGCTAATTTATCTCTCGATCGCCACCGCAATTATATCGGTTATGGTCCCGAAGCTTCAGAACTTGTGGCAATTCCCGATCCAGAAACGTTTTGTCAATTACCGTGGGATAAGCGTGTTGCAAGGGTTTTTTGCACGTGTTTTCGTAACCGCGAAGAACCAAACGATCCTGGTGCATATTTAACATCAGATTGTCGCGGGAATTTACGCCGAATTCACGCCGAGTTTCAACAAGAACACAATGGATTACATCTGCGTCATGGTTGCGAACCGGAAATGATGTGGTTGAAAAAAGGTACTAATGGAAAACCAGATGGTGGAGTTACGAAACCAAATTGCTACCACATTGATCAGTTTGAAGAATTGCGTCCTGTGTTCTTGAAGGTGATAGAATACAGTCAGGCGATGGGATTGGATATGATTCAGGGCGATCATGAAGATGCACCAGGGCAATTAGAACTCAATTTTATGTTTGATGATGCTTTGAGAACGTGCGATCGCTTGACTACATATCGTCAAATCTGCGCTCAAGTAGCAAGAGAACATAATCTCATTGCTTGCTTTATGACGAAACCTTTTATGGGCGTTTCTGCTTCGGGTTGCCATCACAATTTATCATTATGGCGTGGTGGAGAAGCAATTGTTAAAGACTTTAGTAATGAGACGCTACCAGGAATGGCGGGAACTTTTCAATATGACAAAGGTGGGGAAAATACCTTTCTACCCTCACAATCATCGAAGTTACCTGGTGCGATCGGTTTAAACTGCATTGGTGGTGTCATAGAACATCTGGGGGCTTTGACTGCGATCGGTTGTTCTACTGTGAACTCTTACCGTCGGTTGTGGGATACTGGCTTGTGGGCACCTGTGTATGCAGATTGGGGTTATCAAAATCGCACGTGTGGGTTGCGAGTTTCTGCACCAGGGCGATTTGAATATCGCGCTGTAGATTCAATGGTGAATCCGTATTTAATGGCAGCTGGGTTGCTGAAAGCTTTTGATGATGGTATTAAACGCAACCTCGATCCAGGAGAACCTGAACATCGTAATTTGTATGAGGCAATGGAAGCTGGTAAGCAAGTCAAGAAGTTACCAATGTCTTTAGGTGAAGCTTTAGATCGTTTAGCGACGGATGAGGTGATTAAATCTGCATTACCTGGAGAGATGTATCAAGTTTACACTTGGTACAAACGCGATGAGTGGGAGCGATTCTTGTCTACAGTCAGTAACTGGGATATAGAAAATTATCTCGATTGTTTGCCTTAG
- a CDS encoding SDR family NAD(P)-dependent oxidoreductase: MNSQIQGKRALVTGGNKGIGFAICQGLLQAGFEVIIAARSLDKAKAAIQKLPANASVRAVELDVTDDNSIHRAAEQLSQDGLDVLVNNAGVYPDQGVNILNVSRSILQQAMSTNTFGPIHVTQAFLPLLQKAKLARVINVSSGYGELGGLSADVPSYCLSKLALNGATIMLAEALQSQGIAFYAMCPGWVKTDMGGENAPRSPEQGADTAIWLATEASPDLSGKFFRDRQEISY; this comes from the coding sequence ATGAATTCACAAATTCAAGGAAAACGGGCACTTGTTACTGGAGGTAATAAAGGCATTGGATTTGCAATTTGTCAAGGATTACTGCAAGCAGGATTTGAGGTGATTATCGCAGCACGTTCTCTTGATAAAGCTAAAGCAGCAATTCAAAAGTTACCAGCAAATGCCTCTGTGCGTGCTGTGGAACTTGATGTCACTGATGATAATAGTATTCACCGTGCAGCAGAGCAATTAAGTCAAGATGGTTTGGATGTTCTTGTTAATAATGCAGGTGTGTATCCCGATCAAGGTGTGAATATTCTCAATGTCTCGCGTAGTATACTGCAACAGGCAATGAGTACTAATACGTTTGGACCAATTCACGTAACGCAAGCTTTTTTACCACTCTTGCAAAAAGCAAAGTTAGCCCGCGTGATTAATGTTTCGAGTGGCTACGGTGAACTTGGTGGTTTATCCGCAGATGTCCCTAGCTATTGCTTATCCAAACTTGCACTCAATGGGGCAACAATTATGCTTGCAGAAGCATTACAATCGCAAGGAATTGCATTTTATGCGATGTGCCCTGGTTGGGTAAAAACTGATATGGGTGGTGAAAATGCACCGCGATCGCCTGAACAAGGTGCAGATACCGCAATTTGGTTAGCAACCGAAGCATCACCCGATCTTAGTGGCAAGTTTTTCCGCGATCGCCAAGAGATTTCTTATTAA
- a CDS encoding Uma2 family endonuclease, which produces MNRIANQLSLQEFLDLSDCDRYELVEGQLKLKISPKYKHSTLQLRLLMALTQWCEQQKYGRVRPEWGVVLQRQQKDWVPVPELLYVSYQRLPQAWNEDEPCPVVPELVIEIVSPGQTFGEMTEKATDYLIAGVDQVWVVDTKAQSVTVFERDSLPQIIRGNGSISVLPGFVLNVADLFEALV; this is translated from the coding sequence ATGAATCGTATTGCAAATCAACTGAGCCTCCAAGAGTTTCTGGATTTGTCAGATTGCGATCGCTATGAATTGGTGGAAGGACAGCTTAAACTCAAAATATCACCAAAATACAAACATTCGACTCTGCAACTACGGCTATTAATGGCGTTAACTCAATGGTGCGAGCAACAAAAATACGGTCGAGTTCGTCCCGAATGGGGTGTAGTTTTACAACGACAGCAAAAAGATTGGGTTCCGGTTCCTGAGCTACTTTACGTGTCTTACCAACGGCTACCACAAGCGTGGAATGAAGATGAACCTTGTCCGGTTGTACCAGAATTAGTTATTGAAATCGTTTCTCCTGGTCAAACTTTTGGGGAAATGACTGAGAAAGCAACAGATTATCTAATTGCAGGCGTAGATCAAGTTTGGGTAGTAGATACTAAAGCGCAATCAGTGACAGTTTTCGAGCGCGATTCTTTACCGCAGATAATTCGGGGTAATGGCTCAATCAGCGTACTACCAGGTTTTGTCTTAAATGTTGCTGATTTGTTTGAAGCGTTAGTTTGA
- a CDS encoding type II toxin-antitoxin system HigB family toxin: protein MIVFNIGGNKYRLITFIDYTYQKVFIRYILTHSEYDKDDWKKDNWYR, encoded by the coding sequence TTGATTGTTTTTAATATTGGTGGTAACAAGTATCGATTAATTACTTTTATTGACTACACATACCAAAAAGTGTTTATTCGCTATATTCTTACTCACTCTGAGTATGATAAAGATGATTGGAAAAAAGATAACTGGTATAGGTAG
- a CDS encoding phytanoyl-CoA dioxygenase family protein, producing the protein MIKLTTKEIDKFNHDGFLVIPRLINADLVARLIERIEPLFSGEFETGIYPDEWYWRPGLSLPDVTREMCNVWKSDLTIASVVLSAEIGRLSATLAGWTGARIGQDSLWWKPSGGKEVALHQDATYIKYIDPPEMMTCWIALDDTSADAGTIEYVRGSHKWRLLDSVAEFHAPTQGYRAQMLQTAAEMNISDPEIVQVEIPAGGCVFHHGNVWHGSGKNTRIDKVRRSLGVHTLSSEAKFRPTGAGYIYGRYQRVSDTTMDESFFPILWTKNGDRTPFLVNYCKDALAKSLIGNG; encoded by the coding sequence ATGATAAAATTAACTACAAAAGAAATAGATAAATTTAATCATGATGGTTTTTTAGTTATTCCTCGCTTAATTAATGCTGATTTAGTAGCGCGTTTAATTGAAAGAATTGAACCATTATTTTCTGGGGAGTTTGAAACAGGAATTTATCCTGATGAATGGTATTGGCGTCCTGGCTTGAGCTTGCCTGATGTTACTAGAGAAATGTGTAATGTTTGGAAAAGTGACCTGACAATTGCAAGTGTAGTTTTATCTGCAGAAATTGGGCGGTTGAGTGCAACTTTGGCAGGATGGACAGGTGCGAGAATTGGACAAGACAGCTTATGGTGGAAACCTTCTGGTGGTAAAGAGGTCGCTTTGCATCAAGATGCGACGTACATTAAATATATCGATCCGCCGGAGATGATGACGTGTTGGATTGCCTTAGATGACACTAGCGCTGATGCTGGCACAATCGAGTATGTCAGAGGATCGCACAAGTGGCGCTTGCTAGATAGTGTGGCAGAATTTCATGCACCTACTCAAGGGTATCGCGCTCAAATGTTACAAACTGCAGCGGAAATGAATATTAGCGATCCTGAAATTGTGCAGGTAGAAATTCCTGCGGGAGGCTGCGTTTTTCATCATGGTAACGTGTGGCATGGTTCGGGGAAAAATACCAGAATTGATAAAGTGCGTCGCAGTTTGGGAGTGCATACACTGTCATCAGAAGCGAAGTTTCGTCCTACAGGTGCAGGATATATTTATGGGCGTTATCAGCGTGTAAGTGATACAACAATGGATGAGAGTTTTTTTCCAATATTGTGGACAAAGAACGGCGATCGCACTCCTTTCTTAGTTAATTACTGCAAAGATGCATTGGCAAAGTCACTAATTGGTAATGGGTAA
- the glnT gene encoding type III glutamate--ammonia ligase, whose protein sequence is MTTTLTRGKALAELAKELHLDFFLVSYTDLLGGTRAKLVPAAKITAVENDGACFAPFASNLGLGPDAHDIAAVPDPSSLIVLPWQPNVGWLASDVYLDGEPFAASPRVIFKQVLQQCENLGYSYKTGVEAEFFLLKKSEQGYQIADTQDTAARPCYDQLNLMRQFELISTLVGYMEELGWEPYQCDHEDANGQFEINWTYTDALTTCDRHVFFKYMVKTLAEQRGLTATFMPKPFSQLTGNGAHIHMSLWNDGQNIFADATEEMGLSGIAYEFLAGVLSHGRGLAALCSPTINSYRRIGATTTTSGSTWSPRYISYGGNNRTHMIRIPEGGRFECRLVDGAANLYLALAGILAAGMEGMAKHLAIGKRLDENMFVRGLEFSDLQTLPTSLLEALQCLEKDSLLMQTLGEQAAKTFLDFKYQEWNSYNAQVTTWEVEQYVNC, encoded by the coding sequence GTGACGACAACCTTGACCCGAGGAAAAGCCCTAGCCGAGTTAGCCAAAGAACTGCACCTCGATTTTTTTCTTGTATCTTATACTGACTTGTTGGGAGGAACTCGTGCTAAGCTCGTTCCCGCTGCGAAAATTACGGCAGTAGAAAATGATGGAGCTTGCTTTGCGCCGTTTGCCAGTAATCTAGGTTTAGGACCTGATGCCCATGATATTGCTGCTGTACCCGATCCAAGTTCGTTGATTGTACTACCGTGGCAACCAAATGTTGGTTGGTTAGCGAGTGATGTATATTTAGATGGCGAACCATTTGCTGCATCGCCGCGAGTCATTTTTAAACAAGTATTGCAACAGTGCGAAAATTTGGGTTACAGCTACAAAACCGGAGTTGAAGCTGAATTTTTCTTACTCAAAAAGAGCGAACAAGGTTATCAAATCGCGGATACTCAAGATACTGCCGCACGCCCTTGCTACGATCAGTTGAACTTGATGCGACAATTTGAATTAATCTCCACACTCGTGGGATATATGGAGGAGTTAGGCTGGGAACCGTATCAATGCGATCATGAAGATGCCAATGGTCAATTTGAAATTAATTGGACGTATACTGATGCATTGACGACGTGCGATCGCCATGTCTTTTTTAAGTACATGGTCAAAACATTAGCAGAACAACGTGGTTTAACTGCCACATTCATGCCCAAACCCTTCAGCCAATTAACTGGAAACGGGGCACATATTCATATGAGTTTGTGGAATGATGGTCAAAATATCTTTGCCGACGCTACTGAAGAAATGGGACTATCAGGCATAGCATATGAATTTCTCGCTGGTGTTCTATCACACGGTCGAGGATTAGCGGCACTATGTAGCCCAACAATTAACTCATATCGCCGTATTGGTGCGACAACAACGACATCAGGTAGTACCTGGAGTCCTCGCTATATCTCCTATGGTGGAAACAACCGCACGCACATGATCCGCATTCCTGAAGGTGGGCGCTTTGAGTGTCGTCTTGTTGACGGTGCAGCAAATCTTTATCTTGCTTTAGCAGGCATCTTAGCAGCAGGAATGGAAGGCATGGCAAAACATCTTGCAATAGGGAAACGCTTGGATGAAAATATGTTTGTGCGGGGTTTAGAATTTTCAGACTTGCAAACTCTGCCAACAAGCTTACTTGAAGCACTGCAATGCTTAGAAAAAGATTCCTTACTGATGCAAACTTTAGGAGAACAAGCTGCCAAAACCTTCCTTGATTTCAAATATCAAGAGTGGAATAGTTACAACGCACAAGTGACAACTTGGGAAGTTGAGCAGTATGTTAACTGTTAA
- a CDS encoding GNAT family N-acetyltransferase, whose amino-acid sequence MTKVHLRKVTPENFRECLNLQVSESQKSLVATTMQSLAEAYVNPNLFPLAVYDAAVCGYEQPELPMIGFAMYEIDAGVGFIMRLMIDSKYQRQGYGRATMIEVIRRLKLCPDVEIIATSYRKENDVAAKLYQSLGFRQWDISYARSHPTEVYVKLEEYSG is encoded by the coding sequence GTGACAAAAGTTCACTTACGCAAAGTTACACCAGAAAATTTCCGAGAATGTTTAAATCTTCAAGTATCGGAATCACAGAAAAGTCTGGTTGCTACTACCATGCAGTCTCTAGCTGAAGCTTATGTTAATCCTAATCTTTTCCCCTTAGCTGTTTACGATGCTGCTGTATGTGGGTACGAACAACCCGAACTGCCGATGATTGGCTTTGCAATGTATGAAATTGATGCAGGTGTAGGATTCATCATGCGGTTGATGATTGATAGCAAGTATCAGCGTCAAGGCTATGGACGAGCTACTATGATTGAGGTCATTCGCCGCCTTAAGCTGTGTCCTGATGTTGAAATCATTGCGACTAGTTATCGAAAAGAGAATGATGTAGCTGCAAAGCTTTATCAGAGTTTAGGGTTTCGGCAATGGGATATTTCATATGCGCGATCGCATCCAACAGAAGTGTATGTAAAACTTGAAGAATATTCAGGCTAA
- a CDS encoding pentapeptide repeat-containing protein, with protein MTNAANQLLKQGIIHYQTNEFEEALQSWQQASNLYHTDRDWQREGAALGNLGAAYQALGNLPEAIACFEKHLTIAQRIGDRKGQVNALLNLRNAYLALDDATKASEYHQQQLTLALEILTSSTADDFTKVTKMLGLNPVEDFAGANLSGANLSNTNLKTANLQGAKLSSCNLSYANLNSANLAHAILNDADLKLADLSRASLQNACLVSANLSNANLRDANLQDADLQNAHLRCLMPRANLSGAILSHANLCSAYLQNANLRSANLNGALLQQADLSGADLSHADFSNADLTRVELNDVQVENTQMHNVKGLSTEMKRYLLECGAIVDD; from the coding sequence ATGACTAATGCTGCCAATCAATTACTCAAACAAGGAATCATCCACTACCAAACAAACGAGTTTGAGGAAGCATTACAATCTTGGCAACAAGCATCCAATTTATATCACACAGATCGAGACTGGCAACGCGAAGGTGCAGCATTAGGAAACTTGGGTGCAGCATATCAAGCTTTGGGAAATCTACCAGAAGCGATCGCTTGTTTTGAAAAACATTTAACAATAGCGCAGCGTATAGGCGATCGTAAAGGTCAAGTTAATGCACTGTTAAATTTGAGAAATGCTTACTTAGCCCTAGATGATGCCACAAAAGCAAGTGAGTACCATCAGCAACAGTTAACTTTAGCACTAGAAATATTAACTTCCTCTACCGCTGATGACTTTACAAAAGTTACAAAAATGCTTGGTTTGAACCCAGTTGAGGACTTTGCAGGAGCAAACCTAAGTGGTGCTAATCTTAGCAATACAAATCTCAAAACGGCAAATTTACAAGGTGCTAAGTTGAGTAGTTGCAATCTGAGTTATGCTAATCTCAATTCTGCTAATTTAGCACACGCAATTTTGAATGATGCCGATCTCAAACTTGCTGACTTAAGTCGTGCTAGTTTACAAAATGCTTGTTTAGTAAGTGCTAATCTCAGTAATGCCAATCTCCGCGATGCTAACTTGCAAGATGCAGATTTGCAAAATGCTCATTTACGCTGTTTAATGCCTCGTGCTAACCTCAGTGGGGCAATTCTAAGTCACGCCAACCTATGCAGTGCATATTTGCAAAATGCTAACCTGCGTAGTGCTAATCTCAATGGGGCTTTGTTACAACAAGCTGATTTGAGTGGTGCAGATTTGAGTCATGCAGACTTCAGCAACGCAGACTTAACTCGTGTGGAACTCAATGACGTGCAAGTAGAGAATACTCAAATGCACAATGTCAAAGGACTTTCTACCGAGATGAAACGTTACTTGCTAGAATGTGGTGCTATTGTTGATGATTGA
- a CDS encoding ABC transporter substrate-binding protein, translating to MNLKTVKPGYLTIAASNFDARPMTYLEGETRLGYEPDVARAVCAKLGLEPVWFNVPWINFYPTLAAKQCDVVWFNQAITEERRTRAHFSQPYGFFDEAVLVQAKSEIYSATDLAGLRVGGLATSTNLQLAETFGDVEIVPFPGSDRVLPEMLEALRNSEIDALVDDELVLIAAAKIDPHLRVAFSVPTRIPFGIAMHQDNLDLLRSLDDTLTALIQEGKLAEIWQRWIPEKEFPLQF from the coding sequence ATGAATTTAAAAACAGTCAAGCCTGGCTATCTAACTATTGCTGCAAGCAACTTTGATGCTCGTCCAATGACTTATCTAGAAGGAGAAACACGTTTAGGCTATGAGCCAGATGTTGCACGGGCAGTATGTGCAAAACTTGGGCTTGAACCGGTGTGGTTTAATGTACCGTGGATCAATTTTTATCCAACCTTAGCAGCAAAACAGTGTGATGTTGTTTGGTTCAATCAAGCGATTACCGAAGAACGCCGCACCCGTGCCCATTTTTCCCAACCATATGGTTTCTTTGATGAAGCCGTGCTAGTTCAGGCAAAAAGTGAAATCTACTCTGCTACTGACTTAGCAGGTTTACGTGTAGGAGGATTAGCAACAAGTACCAATTTGCAACTAGCTGAAACTTTTGGTGATGTCGAAATTGTACCTTTTCCTGGTAGCGATCGCGTTTTACCAGAGATGCTAGAAGCATTACGCAATAGTGAAATTGATGCACTTGTGGATGATGAATTAGTCTTAATTGCAGCTGCAAAGATAGATCCACACTTGCGCGTTGCGTTTAGCGTACCGACACGAATTCCATTTGGGATAGCAATGCATCAAGATAATTTAGACTTGTTGCGATCTCTCGATGATACTCTGACAGCATTAATTCAAGAAGGTAAGCTAGCAGAAATTTGGCAGCGCTGGATTCCTGAAAAAGAATTTCCCCTACAATTTTGA